Proteins found in one Nitratiruptor sp. SB155-2 genomic segment:
- a CDS encoding FAD-binding oxidoreductase, producing MPDPRFLKPWHGIPREEIDWHPTVDHDKCIGCATCVTGCNRLVYRYDFENEKSIVYDPLNCLVGCTTCHNTCPVDAISFPPFDVVFDLEKRVDEHHAVEDDLFTRRDILEYKEAEPAPKEQAKVMYKEIRGDVTILRCDLENLQNIRAGRYMELEIPGKNWLGRSYSVANVPFNDGYVEFHIKRVPGGRFSEYAYNDLQIEDTFTAKGPYGKFVYDSQNRLYFVALGVGLAPLVGMIREVLLHDPQRDIKLFWGVNRSKDFYYLDEINELAQTYKNFKPVLVAKEYDVAFKLPKHGQFFKKRALEAFIEEIFDTDRDYYIAGPFGALNTFKKVLVKNGVDESKIFTEI from the coding sequence ATGCCAGATCCAAGATTTTTAAAGCCGTGGCACGGAATACCAAGAGAGGAGATAGACTGGCATCCAACAGTGGATCATGACAAATGTATAGGGTGCGCAACATGTGTGACAGGTTGTAACAGGCTCGTGTATAGATACGATTTCGAAAATGAAAAATCGATCGTTTATGATCCGTTAAACTGTCTTGTAGGATGTACCACTTGCCACAATACTTGCCCGGTGGATGCCATATCCTTTCCGCCATTTGATGTGGTTTTCGATCTGGAGAAAAGAGTGGATGAGCATCACGCTGTTGAAGATGATCTTTTTACAAGAAGAGATATTTTGGAATACAAAGAGGCAGAGCCTGCGCCAAAAGAGCAGGCAAAAGTGATGTATAAAGAGATAAGAGGTGATGTTACAATCCTAAGATGTGATCTTGAAAATTTGCAAAATATACGAGCCGGACGCTATATGGAGCTTGAAATTCCAGGCAAAAACTGGCTTGGAAGAAGTTATTCCGTTGCGAATGTTCCTTTCAATGACGGATATGTAGAGTTTCACATCAAAAGAGTTCCGGGAGGAAGATTTAGCGAATATGCCTACAACGATTTACAAATAGAAGATACCTTCACCGCAAAAGGCCCTTACGGGAAATTTGTATACGATTCGCAAAACAGACTCTATTTCGTAGCTCTTGGTGTTGGACTTGCACCGCTTGTGGGAATGATAAGAGAGGTACTGTTGCACGATCCACAGAGGGATATCAAACTTTTTTGGGGAGTGAACCGATCAAAAGATTTTTACTATCTCGATGAGATTAACGAGCTTGCCCAAACATATAAAAATTTTAAACCTGTTTTGGTAGCAAAAGAGTATGATGTGGCATTCAAACTGCCAAAACATGGGCAGTTTTTCAAAAAAAGAGCACTGGAAGCTTTCATAGAAGAGATTTTTGATACCGATAGGGACTACTATATAGCGGGACCTTTTGGAGCATTGAATACGTTTAAAAAGGTACTTGTGAAAAACGGAGTGGATGAGAGCAAGATATTTACAGAGATATAA
- a CDS encoding cation diffusion facilitator family transporter, protein MAHHHHHVKGKNLFITIILNIIITLSQIVGGIYANSLSLLSDAMHNLSDVLSLVIAWAANTIAAKPSTKSYTFGLKRAEIIAALFNASLLLGIAIFLVIEAFHKFFHPQSVDSLWVIWLGGLSILLNTLSVLLVKKDSEKNINIKAAYLHLLTDVFTSIAVVVGGLLMQFYHIYWVDPAVSLLIAFYLIYASIDIVKESIAILMEFAPKSIDIEKIADEVKKIEKVENIHHIHIWRLGEHDIFLEAHIDFKENLPLQEVTQIIADIEKLLREKFYISHVTLQPEFQRDDDKSIVVQRDPGA, encoded by the coding sequence ATGGCTCACCACCATCATCATGTGAAGGGTAAAAATCTTTTTATCACCATTATCTTAAATATCATCATTACCCTCTCTCAAATAGTTGGCGGCATTTACGCAAACTCTTTATCACTTCTGAGTGATGCTATGCATAATCTCAGTGATGTTCTTTCTTTGGTGATTGCTTGGGCTGCAAATACGATAGCCGCCAAACCCTCAACCAAAAGCTATACTTTTGGTCTAAAAAGAGCAGAGATAATTGCGGCACTCTTTAACGCCTCACTCCTTCTTGGAATCGCTATCTTTTTAGTTATCGAAGCCTTCCACAAATTTTTTCATCCCCAAAGCGTCGATTCACTCTGGGTTATTTGGCTAGGGGGTTTGAGTATTCTTTTAAATACTCTTAGTGTTCTGCTTGTGAAAAAAGATTCGGAAAAAAACATCAATATCAAAGCTGCCTACTTGCATCTGCTAACCGATGTTTTTACTTCAATAGCCGTTGTGGTAGGTGGACTGCTTATGCAGTTCTATCACATCTACTGGGTGGATCCGGCTGTCTCTCTTCTCATAGCTTTTTATCTCATATATGCTTCAATTGATATTGTAAAAGAGTCCATTGCCATTTTGATGGAGTTCGCGCCAAAATCTATCGATATAGAAAAGATTGCGGATGAGGTGAAAAAGATAGAAAAGGTTGAAAATATTCATCATATCCATATCTGGAGACTTGGAGAGCATGATATCTTTTTGGAAGCCCATATCGATTTTAAAGAGAATCTTCCTTTACAAGAGGTGACGCAAATCATTGCAGATATCGAAAAACTTTTACGTGAAAAATTTTACATATCGCATGTCACACTGCAGCCCGAGTTTCAAAGAGATGATGATAAATCGATAGTAGTACAAAGGGATCCAGGTGCCTGA
- a CDS encoding cytochrome c biogenesis CcdA family protein, producing the protein MPEWIDTFIASHSALAFLASFVAGSLTAAAPCSLVSVPLLVGSAIALNKDLKGRKKILFTYAFSVLFALGVVVSFSILAFLVAKFGLFFSIAPMWAYLIAAVVSIMVGLYAWGVFSEINKSVLIEKFIRFRLFGGFLIGIVFGLVSTPCASAPLVAIISAAANSHYIYAYMLVLTFAFGHSLLLLIAGVSVGFAQQLISNKTVARLSNALNKSFALVLVGFGFYFFYRALEQI; encoded by the coding sequence GTGCCTGAGTGGATAGATACATTTATAGCTTCCCATTCGGCATTGGCTTTTTTGGCTTCTTTTGTTGCAGGAAGTCTTACTGCAGCTGCCCCTTGCTCTTTGGTATCCGTACCACTGCTTGTAGGGAGTGCAATTGCCCTCAATAAAGATCTGAAAGGCCGCAAAAAAATATTGTTCACCTATGCATTTTCTGTACTTTTTGCTTTGGGAGTAGTGGTGAGCTTTTCTATTTTGGCTTTTTTGGTAGCGAAGTTTGGTCTCTTTTTCTCTATCGCTCCTATGTGGGCATATCTGATTGCTGCAGTTGTTAGCATCATGGTTGGACTCTACGCTTGGGGCGTTTTTAGCGAAATCAATAAATCTGTACTCATAGAGAAGTTTATTCGCTTTCGGCTTTTTGGAGGTTTTTTGATAGGCATCGTGTTTGGGCTTGTCAGTACTCCTTGTGCCTCCGCTCCACTTGTTGCGATTATAAGCGCTGCTGCAAACAGCCACTATATCTATGCCTACATGCTGGTTTTAACCTTTGCTTTTGGTCACTCTTTGCTTCTGCTGATAGCAGGAGTTTCTGTCGGATTTGCCCAACAGCTTATCTCAAACAAAACGGTAGCCAGACTTTCCAATGCTCTCAACAAAAGTTTTGCTCTCGTTTTGGTGGGGTTTGGTTTTTACTTTTTTTACAGAGCGTTAGAGCAGATATGA
- a CDS encoding rhodanese-like domain-containing protein, with protein sequence MEFIKKVVPSEMKNIRISVEEFIELYNKGEAELVDIRMPFETAVWQVNFGLKIPAPQLPERAHELPKEKLIVVACPKTDRANMARVWLTEQGFDARYLDGGLLNLMDCLRGGKAKDIKL encoded by the coding sequence ATGGAGTTTATCAAAAAAGTGGTTCCCAGTGAGATGAAAAATATACGAATCTCGGTGGAGGAGTTTATCGAGCTCTATAACAAGGGTGAAGCAGAGCTTGTGGATATCAGGATGCCTTTTGAAACAGCTGTATGGCAAGTCAATTTTGGATTGAAAATCCCGGCACCACAGCTGCCAGAAAGAGCCCATGAGCTTCCGAAAGAGAAGCTCATCGTTGTTGCCTGTCCGAAAACAGATAGAGCAAATATGGCAAGAGTATGGCTGACAGAGCAAGGGTTTGATGCAAGATATCTTGATGGAGGTTTGTTGAATCTCATGGATTGCCTTCGGGGTGGAAAAGCCAAGGATATAAAGCTGTAA
- a CDS encoding thioredoxin family protein, producing MKRLLLAAVFGLSLFAEAKMLPSTPFAAIQEAIASGKRVFVEVGSDHCFSCQKMGRVLYKIKQEYPDSQIFFLNIEKNRDAANRLKIVLIPTQILYENKKEVYRYIGLLSKDEIVHLLKGR from the coding sequence ATGAAAAGATTATTGTTAGCTGCTGTGTTTGGCTTGTCTCTTTTTGCAGAGGCAAAAATGCTGCCTTCCACTCCATTTGCAGCGATTCAAGAAGCGATCGCTTCAGGGAAACGGGTATTTGTAGAAGTTGGATCAGATCACTGTTTTAGTTGTCAAAAGATGGGAAGAGTGCTCTATAAAATAAAACAGGAGTATCCCGATTCCCAGATATTTTTCTTAAATATCGAAAAGAACAGAGATGCAGCAAACCGGTTAAAAATCGTGCTTATTCCAACACAGATTCTGTATGAAAACAAAAAAGAGGTCTACCGTTATATCGGTTTGCTTTCAAAAGATGAAATTGTACATCTACTAAAAGGAAGATGA
- a CDS encoding rhodanese-like domain-containing protein, producing the protein MEFDAYLKRFDYEERKAMKIGLDEMFELLQKDEAQVVDIRFHEEYEAWHVGFGLHIPLNELPDRLNELDRSKTIITMCPHYDRAEIARLYLTLKGFHARYLTDGMLKVVDFLRGDKARDMMEKIRGGK; encoded by the coding sequence ATGGAGTTTGATGCATATTTGAAACGTTTCGATTACGAGGAGCGAAAGGCTATGAAGATAGGGCTCGATGAGATGTTCGAGCTTTTACAAAAAGATGAGGCACAGGTTGTGGATATCAGATTTCATGAAGAGTACGAAGCGTGGCATGTGGGATTTGGGTTGCATATTCCACTCAATGAACTGCCAGATAGATTGAATGAGCTTGATAGAAGCAAAACGATCATTACCATGTGTCCTCATTACGATAGGGCAGAGATTGCAAGACTCTATCTGACACTTAAAGGTTTTCATGCAAGATATTTGACCGATGGGATGCTGAAAGTGGTGGATTTTCTAAGAGGCGATAAAGCAAGAGATATGATGGAAAAAATCAGAGGAGGTAAGTGA
- a CDS encoding sulfite exporter TauE/SafE family protein, whose amino-acid sequence MSADIIHYAIYFFLTLVLSTLFAMGGVGSAIALVPLFSMMGMPINLAKAIGLFINSASTITASVMNFFRGVLDIKFALPLIISIMVATPIGAWSSQYVQKEIIEWMLVAFLLISSTLLLFSNKKPKVVYDKVWVLYVIGGSVGIVSGMIGVGGGSLIMPLLILLGFDAKKAAYAISFVIPFSTLGAFFTYLGFVHMDWILLGVVTVAAIIGGYLGDFIMHYRLTPNQIKKLIAVVLLLLALKMVYQLLGA is encoded by the coding sequence ATGAGTGCCGATATTATCCATTACGCAATATACTTTTTCTTAACATTGGTTCTTTCCACCCTCTTTGCCATGGGTGGAGTTGGAAGTGCCATCGCTCTTGTACCGCTATTTTCAATGATGGGTATGCCTATCAATTTAGCAAAAGCGATTGGGCTTTTTATCAACTCGGCATCTACCATCACAGCTTCTGTTATGAACTTTTTTAGAGGAGTGCTGGATATCAAATTTGCCCTTCCGCTCATTATCTCTATAATGGTTGCTACGCCTATTGGAGCTTGGAGCAGCCAATATGTCCAAAAAGAGATCATTGAGTGGATGTTGGTTGCATTTTTATTGATAAGTTCCACTCTTTTGCTCTTTAGCAACAAAAAACCAAAAGTTGTGTATGACAAAGTTTGGGTGTTGTATGTAATAGGTGGCAGTGTGGGGATTGTTTCAGGTATGATTGGCGTTGGCGGGGGTTCCCTTATTATGCCGCTACTTATTTTACTAGGGTTCGATGCAAAAAAAGCGGCTTATGCGATAAGTTTTGTTATTCCTTTTTCGACTCTGGGAGCCTTTTTTACCTATCTTGGCTTCGTTCATATGGATTGGATACTCCTTGGAGTTGTTACAGTCGCAGCAATCATTGGAGGATATCTTGGGGATTTTATTATGCATTACCGTTTAACCCCAAATCAGATAAAAAAGCTTATTGCGGTCGTTCTTCTTTTACTGGCTTTAAAAATGGTTTATCAATTACTAGGAGCGTAA
- a CDS encoding permease — MRGKWFLLAVIAIYIALFFLYPQKVTLALEESFHLLIKIAPILALVVLINALINFFIDPKTLAKHLSRESGKKAWIIALLAGVLSHGPMYAWYPLIEDLKKKGLRDSLIALFFYARAVKLPLLPLMVHYFGLKFTIVVNIYIVVAALLQGIIVEKIENS, encoded by the coding sequence ATGAGAGGGAAATGGTTTTTACTGGCTGTAATTGCAATCTATATTGCTCTTTTTTTCTTGTACCCCCAAAAAGTCACTTTGGCTTTAGAGGAGTCTTTTCATCTTTTGATCAAAATCGCGCCTATTTTAGCCCTCGTCGTTTTAATCAATGCGCTTATAAATTTTTTTATAGACCCGAAAACATTGGCAAAACATCTAAGCCGCGAGAGTGGAAAAAAGGCTTGGATTATCGCACTTCTGGCTGGAGTTTTGAGTCACGGCCCTATGTATGCGTGGTATCCTTTGATAGAGGATTTAAAGAAAAAGGGTCTTCGAGATTCGCTTATAGCCCTCTTTTTTTATGCAAGGGCTGTAAAACTGCCACTGCTGCCTTTGATGGTACACTATTTTGGGCTAAAATTTACTATAGTTGTCAATATCTATATCGTCGTAGCGGCATTATTGCAAGGGATAATAGTTGAAAAAATTGAAAATAGCTGA
- a CDS encoding chloride channel protein, with translation MSLSIDISKLKCIGYATFIGIVMGVLIALMIKLLFFMIDLSKDLPFESFYLAPIILPLVWYLNRWLSKKEIVFQEDEIKEIYDYIELNKDEKPHYLHYVFAKIFLFFATVFVGGSVGPERQGIQLGAGMCQFFAKVFSCKGFDRRSLVVAGIAAAFSVILGAPIAAPVIAIELMAVHIVVYETLLAATIASFFAFLSAKFLHIDYHYFEPLPHFFPQYEWSLFLPVILAGLFFALLSFVIVRFFRVLSFFNVATAVHPVLKAVFVGSFIMLLGSYGLTSPLGLGVDEIESTFKATENVAWYLPLLKIVATAFTLEFGGEGGVFTPLLYVGSMSGHWFGQFIGGNAPFFAALGFVSVIAATMRIPVSSAILAAELFGVKRPILPSLPF, from the coding sequence TTGAGCCTATCTATTGATATATCAAAACTAAAATGTATCGGTTATGCCACATTTATCGGTATTGTTATGGGCGTTTTGATAGCGTTGATGATAAAGCTTCTTTTTTTCATGATAGATCTCTCAAAGGATCTACCGTTTGAGAGTTTTTATCTTGCACCTATCATTTTGCCGCTCGTTTGGTATCTCAATAGATGGCTTTCAAAAAAAGAGATCGTTTTTCAAGAAGATGAGATCAAAGAGATATATGATTATATAGAATTGAACAAAGATGAAAAACCGCACTATCTACATTATGTTTTTGCGAAAATTTTTCTTTTTTTTGCGACAGTTTTCGTCGGTGGTTCCGTGGGTCCAGAAAGACAGGGGATTCAACTGGGAGCCGGGATGTGCCAGTTCTTTGCAAAAGTTTTTTCTTGCAAAGGATTTGATAGAAGAAGTCTGGTTGTAGCGGGCATCGCTGCGGCTTTTTCTGTTATTCTTGGAGCACCGATAGCTGCACCTGTTATTGCGATAGAGCTGATGGCGGTGCATATCGTGGTTTATGAGACGCTTCTAGCTGCTACGATAGCAAGTTTTTTCGCATTTTTAAGTGCGAAGTTTTTGCATATCGATTATCACTATTTTGAGCCTTTGCCACACTTTTTCCCCCAGTATGAATGGTCGCTCTTTTTGCCCGTTATTCTTGCCGGTCTTTTTTTTGCCTTGCTCTCTTTTGTGATTGTTCGATTTTTTAGAGTGTTATCTTTTTTCAATGTGGCTACTGCAGTCCATCCTGTTTTGAAAGCAGTTTTTGTAGGTTCTTTTATTATGTTGCTTGGGAGCTACGGATTGACATCTCCTCTTGGGCTTGGAGTCGATGAGATAGAGTCTACATTCAAAGCTACAGAGAATGTGGCATGGTATCTGCCGTTACTCAAAATTGTAGCGACTGCTTTTACCTTGGAGTTTGGAGGAGAAGGGGGAGTGTTTACTCCACTTTTATATGTTGGCAGCATGAGTGGACACTGGTTCGGCCAGTTCATTGGAGGAAATGCTCCTTTTTTTGCCGCTTTGGGATTTGTCTCTGTTATAGCTGCAACGATGAGAATACCTGTATCCTCTGCCATACTCGCAGCTGAACTTTTTGGCGTAAAAAGGCCCATTTTGCCTTCATTACCATTTTGA
- a CDS encoding carboxymuconolactone decarboxylase family protein yields the protein MQTPTPEQVMNMMKDRFGKLPKSIEEAAEVDPSLIVEQAISSKLSMQSEKNALDPKTSTLVFLAAALALGNEECVELNTKAAKKMGATNEEILSVIRIVRHAAASGIVGTAEAALKNLKEE from the coding sequence ATGCAAACACCAACACCAGAGCAAGTTATGAATATGATGAAAGATCGCTTTGGAAAGTTGCCAAAATCAATCGAAGAGGCAGCGGAAGTGGATCCAAGCTTGATAGTAGAACAAGCTATCAGTTCAAAATTAAGCATGCAAAGCGAAAAAAATGCACTTGATCCAAAAACAAGTACACTTGTATTCTTGGCAGCTGCTTTGGCCCTAGGCAATGAGGAGTGCGTAGAGCTCAATACAAAAGCGGCCAAAAAGATGGGTGCGACCAATGAAGAGATTCTTTCAGTCATTCGTATTGTTCGCCATGCAGCTGCAAGTGGAATCGTTGGAACTGCCGAAGCGGCATTAAAAAATTTAAAAGAAGAGTGA
- a CDS encoding efflux RND transporter permease subunit — MFEYFYQRPYLLFSLIVGFFAMGIIGLKSLPKNLFPDANRPQVVVITSVPGATAEVAANTVSKPIEEEISRISLVRDVSSVNVANFSIVKAEFEYEKGLEAAAVDVANALSIARGKLPKNANPSVYTVGDFTLPVEVVALSPKNSNISLQEIRKIAESHIKPYLLANPHIGNVEVFGGYQSAINIEVDPFKAKKYGVDFDTLAKVLFALNKDIPIGFTKSKESFYTITYYGEKDNIEKLKNLHILPNVKLSDIAKVSWSYKKRTSGYLGNGKNAIALSIQRAPAGSVLDVSDAARAEIKKLQKLYPNIDFQIADTQRTLIETANENMLEALRDAIVYTLLVLLFFLGNFRAIIAAGISIPLVFFGTIAIIWLGGGELNIVIYTAIILALGMLVDDAVVVLENIERHLELNEDMQTAIVNGTKEVLGPVFAGTVGTIAIIFPLMFVGDFPEHIFRPLISTLIIALLVSYFLSITFIPRFSAVLYKNGTGKTKIEQWFEDVYKYTIGQLIGPYISVLKFSNGKWWALRRMLLTAAVVLTFVLSLKNVMPLIGKDVMPPMDTGIIKAQVAFSANETVDSAEKKLHKFLVWLHKQPWVKSSSVAFGSESGVLSLGSGNLPSEATITINAVDRFHRNKTIWQLEDEIRDKIAELPGVKKNDVFDFGATALSTIKAPLDIRIKAADYEKLPDKAKEIIDAIRNVKGLTSISQSWDKDFQEVVINIDKNRALSYGVTPYQIAMQIPLKGQVVSLAADMATMNTQFVRMYLKGKFNENIQSLKLLPIKTKFGEIPLSELAKVSYQLTPAKIERDKLLYSVDVSGYRSKRPVTHITDDANAALAKVDTTGFVVTQEGDIAQLHDSFKRMIKAIAIGVIILIMTLTAIYESVRLAIIMILVLPLSMIGAAWGMLIFHKPSCMPSMVGLLLLFGIIIKNAVLLIDFYKEYEKEGKSPFEAAIESVRVRFRPVMMTAFGTIAGMIPIALEQAVGLERLSPLADVAIGGLLVGTLLTLIYVPMYAYATDPRNRKTNPIEKVEEYIEE, encoded by the coding sequence ATGTTTGAATATTTTTATCAACGTCCCTATCTGCTATTCAGTTTGATTGTCGGTTTTTTTGCAATGGGGATAATTGGATTGAAATCCCTTCCAAAAAATCTATTCCCAGATGCCAACAGACCGCAGGTTGTCGTCATTACTTCAGTTCCCGGAGCAACGGCAGAGGTTGCTGCCAATACGGTAAGCAAGCCGATCGAAGAGGAGATTAGCCGTATTAGTCTCGTACGAGATGTAAGTAGTGTCAATGTGGCTAATTTCTCTATCGTAAAAGCGGAATTCGAGTATGAAAAGGGCTTGGAAGCGGCTGCGGTGGATGTGGCGAATGCTTTGTCTATTGCACGGGGGAAACTGCCTAAAAATGCCAATCCATCGGTCTATACTGTGGGCGATTTTACCCTTCCTGTCGAGGTGGTGGCACTTAGTCCAAAAAATAGCAATATCAGCTTGCAAGAAATCAGAAAAATCGCCGAATCGCATATAAAACCATACCTTTTGGCCAATCCGCACATAGGAAACGTGGAAGTGTTTGGCGGGTATCAAAGTGCTATCAATATCGAAGTGGATCCATTCAAAGCCAAAAAGTATGGCGTCGATTTTGACACATTGGCCAAAGTACTGTTTGCTCTCAATAAAGATATTCCTATAGGCTTTACCAAAAGCAAAGAGAGCTTCTACACCATCACCTACTATGGGGAAAAAGACAATATAGAAAAACTCAAAAATCTCCATATCCTCCCAAATGTAAAACTGAGTGACATTGCGAAAGTGAGTTGGAGCTATAAAAAACGGACGAGCGGCTATCTTGGAAACGGCAAAAATGCGATTGCTTTATCTATTCAAAGAGCGCCTGCTGGAAGCGTTTTGGATGTAAGCGATGCAGCAAGAGCCGAGATTAAAAAACTGCAAAAGCTCTATCCGAATATCGACTTTCAAATAGCCGATACACAAAGAACGCTCATAGAAACGGCAAACGAAAATATGCTTGAAGCCTTAAGGGATGCGATTGTGTACACTCTTTTGGTACTGCTTTTCTTCCTTGGAAACTTTCGAGCGATTATTGCCGCTGGAATCTCCATTCCACTCGTTTTCTTTGGCACCATAGCCATTATCTGGCTAGGAGGTGGAGAGCTCAATATCGTTATCTATACCGCTATCATTTTGGCATTAGGGATGCTCGTGGACGATGCGGTTGTTGTACTGGAAAACATCGAAAGGCATCTAGAGCTCAACGAAGATATGCAAACGGCAATTGTCAACGGGACAAAAGAGGTTTTAGGACCGGTCTTCGCCGGAACTGTAGGAACTATCGCCATCATTTTCCCACTCATGTTTGTAGGCGATTTTCCAGAGCATATATTTAGGCCCCTCATTTCCACTTTGATTATTGCACTGCTTGTGAGCTATTTTCTCTCTATTACTTTTATTCCACGGTTTTCCGCGGTGCTTTACAAAAATGGAACAGGCAAAACAAAAATAGAGCAGTGGTTTGAAGATGTCTATAAATATACTATCGGGCAGCTCATTGGCCCATATATCAGTGTTTTGAAGTTTTCCAACGGCAAATGGTGGGCGCTTAGACGTATGCTTTTAACTGCTGCTGTGGTGCTGACTTTTGTATTGAGCCTCAAAAATGTTATGCCGCTCATCGGTAAGGACGTTATGCCTCCTATGGATACGGGGATTATCAAAGCGCAAGTGGCATTCAGTGCCAATGAGACGGTAGATAGTGCTGAAAAGAAGCTGCACAAATTTTTGGTTTGGCTTCATAAACAGCCATGGGTGAAATCGAGTTCTGTTGCCTTTGGTAGCGAGTCTGGGGTTTTAAGCCTAGGGAGCGGAAATCTTCCAAGTGAAGCGACGATCACTATCAATGCAGTAGATAGATTCCACAGGAACAAAACTATTTGGCAGCTCGAAGATGAGATACGTGACAAAATTGCAGAGCTTCCGGGTGTGAAGAAAAACGATGTTTTTGATTTTGGTGCAACTGCCCTTTCAACCATTAAAGCGCCTCTTGATATTCGTATAAAAGCTGCCGATTACGAGAAACTGCCGGATAAGGCAAAAGAGATTATCGATGCGATACGAAACGTAAAAGGACTTACTTCTATTAGTCAAAGCTGGGATAAAGATTTTCAAGAGGTGGTTATCAACATTGATAAAAATAGAGCGCTCTCTTACGGGGTGACACCGTATCAAATCGCTATGCAGATTCCACTCAAAGGGCAAGTCGTATCACTGGCCGCCGATATGGCTACGATGAATACGCAGTTTGTAAGGATGTATCTCAAAGGCAAGTTCAATGAAAATATCCAAAGTTTAAAACTTCTTCCAATCAAAACGAAGTTTGGTGAAATACCATTGAGTGAACTTGCGAAAGTATCCTATCAACTTACCCCTGCAAAGATTGAGCGGGACAAATTGCTTTACAGTGTGGATGTGAGCGGTTATCGATCAAAAAGGCCGGTAACACATATTACAGATGATGCAAATGCAGCGCTTGCAAAAGTGGATACAACCGGTTTTGTGGTAACACAAGAGGGAGATATTGCACAGCTTCATGACAGTTTCAAACGAATGATCAAAGCGATTGCCATCGGTGTTATCATTCTTATTATGACGCTTACAGCTATCTATGAGTCTGTAAGACTGGCAATCATTATGATTTTGGTCCTGCCGCTCTCTATGATAGGGGCTGCGTGGGGTATGCTTATTTTCCACAAACCAAGCTGTATGCCAAGTATGGTGGGGTTACTGCTTCTGTTTGGTATCATCATCAAAAATGCAGTACTGCTTATAGACTTTTACAAAGAGTATGAAAAAGAGGGCAAATCTCCATTTGAAGCGGCGATCGAGAGTGTTCGGGTTCGATTTCGTCCTGTTATGATGACAGCTTTTGGAACGATTGCCGGGATGATTCCAATAGCATTGGAGCAAGCAGTAGGGCTTGAGAGACTAAGTCCGCTAGCAGATGTGGCAATCGGAGGGCTTTTGGTAGGAACCCTTCTAACACTTATCTATGTGCCGATGTATGCCTATGCAACTGATCCAAGAAACAGAAAAACAAATCCGATAGAAAAAGTTGAAGAGTATATCGAAGAATAA